The stretch of DNA gtaatccAATATATTTCTCAAGGCTCATATACGATGATAAGCCCGTTGCCAAGTAGGCGTGTCCTCTGATTATGTTGAATTTTATTTACACTTGATGGGATTATAACTCTACTTGAAGACCATTTAAGATTTGTTGTAAAGTACATGAAGGTATTGACAACTCTTCTAAAGGTTACAATATTGAAGTCGGTGGTTCTCGATACCAAGAACTTCTCTTAACTATAGTTCTATAATCACCAACTTTCAACGATGATCTATGTCCCTGAATCCTAGCCTTCCCTTTCCTTTTGATAGCCCCATTTTCTTCCAACTCCTCCATTGAATACAGCCTTCTCTTTGCTGGTTTCCCCACCAAAACATAGCTAGCATTCCATTCAGTTCCAAGCAAAGTTTCTTTGACAGCCTAAAAACACTCACAGTATAGGAAGGAACTGCTTGCAAAACAACCTTTATCAAGACTTCTTTCCCTGTACTTGATAGAAAAGAGTTcttcaaattgtttattttctgcCAGATTCTCTTTTTTAAGCACCTGAAAGTATTATACTTTGAAGATCTCACCAGAGTAGGAAGCTCCAAGTATTTCTCATAACTCCCTTTCACCATATCCCCACCTTCCCTTAGGATCTTCCTTCTAGTCTATGGATCAGTGTTGGAACTGAAGAACATGGATGTCTTATCCTTATTAAGAAACCGACTAGAGGCTTTCTCATATGTGCTAACGATCCCTTTAAGCTTTCTCCATTCTTCCATGTTGGCCCTACCAAATAGAACACAATCATCTACAAATAACAGATGATTGATTCTCAGCCCCCCTCACAACTGAAACTCCTCTTGTGACACCTTGCTAATCAGATCTATTTAGTAGAGCACTAAGCCCCTCTACACACATAATGAACAGGTAAGGGGAtagtggatccccttgccttaatCCTCTTGAAGGATAGATTTTTTCCCCTGGCTCTCCATTTACGAAAACTGAGTATGAATAGAAGAGACACATTTCATAATCAGTTGTGTCCACTCACTACAAAAACCCAGTTTTTTTCATAATGGCCTCCAAATAGTCCCACTCAATTCTATCATAGGCCTTAGACATATCAAGTTTGATGGCCATACTTCCCTTCTTGCCTTTCTTTCTCACCTTCATCGTATGTAGAACCTCATAAGCGACCATTATATTATCAGTAATGATCCTTCCAGGTATAAAGGCACTCTAGTTGGATGAGATGATATCTGCTAGCACTCCTTTCAACCTATTTAGAAGTACTTTTGACACAATTTTGTAGATGACATTACAAAGGTTGATTGGCCTGTATTTAGTAACATACAAAGGGCTTTTTGTTTTGGGGATTAGTGcaatataagtaaaattaatagtAGAAACTAGAGAATGACCATTAAGAAAGCTTAACACTGCATTGTATACCTCCTCACCTATAGTATCCCAATGGTTTTGGTAGAAACAGGCATCAAAGCCATCTGGACCAGTTGACTTCAAAGGACCCATTTGTTGAATGGCATCTTCAATTTCCAACCTGCAGAAGGGCCTAACCAATCTTTCATTCATCTCACTTGTTACCCGAGCCTCTACCTGCTTCACACTTCCACCTTTGAAGAGCTGCCTTACAAGACTAACTTGGCCTgtatcttgtttgttttctctctcatgTTTGTTTTCTCTCAAACTCTCGGTTAATCTATTTCTCTTTCTAGCCAACACCGAGCCCATGAAAGGAAATCAGTCGCGCCCCAAAAATATTAGATTAGCGCTACAAGATAAGTagattgatcataaattaggattaacatagATTATctagttatattattattattattaaagtcagttCATTTGAAAGCCAATGTTTATGTACCATGCATGTTATGATATCTGTAAGTACGTCATTCATCATAactcatgatcatgttttatTCTTCATACTATAGTTATGTACATATTATGCATCTCATCTCACgcatctcacgttgcataaaATACGTAAACTTTCATAAGATAAAGTGTAAGATAAAGATCAGATAAATTAGACaaccattcagatgcatggtaccaattcAGTCAAGGTGGATGTGCAAACCACGGACTCAAACGTTGtttactataatattttatcaaatcatatcagcGGTTCCCCTTGTGACCACAAGATGTGGgaccggtgcacaaccttgcacacagagTTAAGTGTGTTGGTCAATCAGACATGTCAGATAATTCAGATCAATCAATATACTAAAAGTATTTTCAAGTCatgcatgtcatcaacatatttatgaacatgattttaattctcagcatgaaatattttataaaaaaccttatcttaagtatgtttacattatgatgagtttcttactgaattttcgactcattttaattattttatgtttttaaaccaccacatgtaaaaatatttatgaaagcaGAGCTATAGGACAAGACTTGGTCTAGGGAGGCATGACATTAGTCTAGATCATGTAcatagattttaaattatgatttttatggtacatatttcaagaaattttaataaatactttcgTGCAGTCTTTCTTATGGTCTCAGTATTTTAtaaagaatgattttatttatagaatctttgTACTTGACTTttcctttagaataaaagaaaatatttttaaatcaaggtCAGTAGTAGTACTCTGCCTCcccaaaactttaaaataataactttattattaaccATGGGGAGCGGAGTGTTACAATACATATAACTAATTTGTACGGTTTCCTTATTGTTGAagcccaaaaaagaaaaggaaaaaagaaaagagagtatCAAGTATCTCATGTTTATGTTTCAATCTACTTGATGTAATTGGactcaaatatttttgtaattatattatctagtattagatttttatagttgcactttgatagtaaataagttagatttttaatgtttcagtcgaagttatcaaatggacgttgatgattttagaaagtgatgatagaTTTTGAGGTTTTGAGAATTccaggttttgagaaattaaaataggttatttgagaagtttaggcttaaatattgaaatacatgttCAATTGAAATTTAAGGGAactacgtgattattttatagttgacgattaatatttgttcgacaCTATTGAAGAAAATTTCTTGGAAAGCTAAGcagtccaagtaagcggggttccaatgctagactttgcataaaaataaataaaatggactgaggtcaattttgaaaatgtgcacgttttgttatgaaaagaaatttgaaacgacctcagttatttgttctgcctGACTCATGAATGCTGTCTAAGAATAAAGTactttctatcatgactggtgtagacatgagcaagttttggcattctgtttctgagCTATGCataagagagcgaatatgaaaaattgcgcataaattgtatttttatgatctgattctgttctgttctgaaaacgttttgtactctgatatgatattatgtgatttctgaaacctctggtatgacattctatttctgttatgttctgaccttaccatgggtgtaaaactgtggcctctgtttgggttggtaccaacttttctgtttttggtgcacccactttggaaacaaagtggttttctgcataGTTTTTCCTATGTGTACATTCAGGGCTCtgagaatgataaggggaagattcacattttgtttctgctcggttggccgctagggtttgcacaaccctaccacgggggttaaacatggaattttgttctgatatgatgtttcagttatgttgtgccaaggaaagtttgaataagaatatttttaaactttcgcTTTGacatttttgataacatgttctgactctgcattctgaaaataataagtgctttgttctgcattctgaaatctgaaatgctcatgtttgcatactaatatatgttctttgcttactgagttattgataactcaccccctatctacataatatgtttcaaataattttgatgcacCAGCTGGGAGTCAGGAATAGGGAGTACTTGCAATTTTTGTTGATTATAGAAGACttaagtgccttagggtacaaggactttttggagagtctttttggtagtgttgatattttatgtggctATGGTACTTTGAGTCATGGATATTCCTAGCCTTTATggaaatgtttatatattttattgagatacttctgatgtgcccttatgtaggaacatggatatttgtgttgaacaaataggttattatgttatggagactctggtttattttaaaagtattattggagttgattttaggtaacatgagttaactcccTGGACTTTCGGagacggggtgttacatataaaaagttgaaatcaGTCTATCCCATTTTTGTATATAGTTTACAAGTCACTATGTTGGCATGTATTAGTTTGAATCAATTGATATCGATTGATtgaaccaattatatatatatacacatgtgtgtgtgtgtgtgtgtgtggaagaAGGGTTTAGTGAAACATCAATTCCTTCAATACAAACAGGGCAATTGTGAATTTTTGATCCATCCATCACAAACAAATTCAGGATATTGATGcttcctagctagctaaatCCTAAATGTTTCAATGGTTGAGAGTAAATGAATGAGTACTACTACCATTTGAATCCCCTTGAAAAGCAATTAATATTATAGATACATACCTTCATTTAATACTtgaatacaaataattaatgattAGTACAACACCCTCACTTCCACTAGATCTacagtatttaaaaaaaaaaaatggattttcaaaTATTGGAACACCCTGACTTCCACTAGATCTACACTATTTcaacaaaaatagatttacaaATATTGGAATACCCTGACTTCCACTATTTCAACCTTCCTTGATCCtcctatatttatatataatcatagcTCACCAACAATGATATCCATTGTAAAACTTTCTAAAGTGAGAGCAATTATTGCTTTTTTAAGACACAAGTTTATCTTCTAGAAAAGGCTAGGTAGTAACTATCATGCATTAATGAGTAGTTTAGCagcttttaattaatatatatatatatatatttatctcaaaTTCACATAAACATATCTGATATCTCTCGTTTTAgtcaaaacataaaatcaagGTATTGCAACTCAAAATTGTCTAAAACCTGGTGCtgtaaaattaaaggaaaaacatGAACCCCAGGCATGACCTCATGAAAGGGTGATCAAATAGCAAAAGTGAACTGCACCTAGGTAATACTCTAAAACTATAATTGATAAACAATATTGATCAAGCAACAGTGATAGGTTGGCCTTCAAGCAAAAGTGAACTCATGACCAAGGGCATCCTGTATGTGAATTGTTTCAAAGTTTCCCTTTTGCTTCTCCTTGTTCTTAATTATTCCAACATGACCCCTGTTTCTTCCACTAGTCACCATGACAACATTCCCAACATCAAACTTGatgaaaatatacaattttgtTGGCTTCGAAGTCCAACTTGATGGTGTCATTGGCCTTGATAGTTGGGTCTGGGTATTGGATAGTTGGCCTTAATAGATCAATACATGAACAACTAGCTGATGGCTATCCATTTCCCTCCCaacataagaaaattaaattttccattttataatttagttgTGTGTGTTGCAAATCAACGACTTTGCATAAAATCCCTTATATGTAAAGTAATGTGATAATCGGTATGTTGAAATAATCTCACTACCTGGGTGTCAATGGACTTTGAAAGCATGACCTAAAAGTGGATAATTTCCTTCATAGCTCCTTTTAGTTAATGGATAAAtctattttcagatatttttggATCTAGAATTTCTAGTtttatggcaaaaaaaaaaaaaaaaagttccagtTCATAGGTTTTAAGTATGAATAAACCAACTCCACCGTGCTCTGTTATCACCTGCATCATAggtttttcattcaaaaaatatcGGAGTTTGTCCCAATATCACATAACACTAACACTAATTAGCTAAGAGTACTAAGGGCTGTGGCCATGGCTGAATGACCTCTCAGTCAATCACAAATTCCAAACGACGGAAAAAATTAGGAAATGTACCTCACGGATTGGAGGTCGGACGGAGGAGAGCCGGAAGACGGCGCTGGAAAGAAAGTGGCTAGCTTTCTTGGTTTTGAAACACGGTCGGGGTCTGACATCTAACTTGGAGGAAATGAACGTCGGGTTTGGAATTTTCACTTCTGAAGGCGAAATGAGGAGCAGGGAGGGGGGGGTGGGTTGGGTAggagataaagattttttttttttataaaataaaacgatTTTAAAGGACGTGGCATGCCACGAACAACGGGAAGCTCAAACGGGAAAACTCAACGGTCACTGTAGTACTATCCTTTAATAATAACCTTGTTATTGAAAACAGGACCTTACCTATCTTCTATCTATACACGGTAAGAGAAACCACGTGGGCCAATCAGAGACAACAATGTGGcaagttaatttatttaaaagaaaaatgaattaaatagtAAAGAActgacttttaaaataattaaaaaaaataattaacaaccACTCCAGCCAGAAgtgaataaaatcattttccaaatctaATATTCAGAGTGGAATCCTCAATCAAACTCTTGCGCTCTCACTGTCACATGTGCGCTCAGCAATCTGTGTATgcgtgtctatatatatatatatacatatatatctccttatacttaaaagtgcCTATCGCTCTGTGAATAGTCAGATCaacaataatgaacagtaaCTTAATTTACGATTTCCTCCTCCCCTCGCATCGCTCTCTACCTCACAATTcaacacacaaatcacaaaccaacaGATAACATCCCTCTCTACAAATTCACCATAAAATAACCACACAAATAACGTCCCTCTCTACCTCACAGCAAATTGACCATTTCCCCTTCGTGCCTCTTTgcaaattcaccacaaaataacctcacaaatcacaaaattaccaaataaatttccacacaattcacaattcaccacaaaatcaaaaaattaccgaacaaatttctattcaaatcacaaaatcaacacacaaatcacaaaccaaaagATCCGTGAAGAGAGAAGGCAGAAGCTGGGGCTTCGgctggaggaaaggaggaagaTGAGGGGTCGTCGGCAAAGGACGAGGCTACTGCTGGTGGTGCGGTGGTGTAGGAGTGGCCAACGGCAGCGctacggggagaaacccgtTCGTTGAGGCCCATTTCGGGTTGGTCGTGTGCGGCTGAGGGAGGAGCGAATGGGACTTCAACGGTAGGGTTTCCTCGCCGGCGTGTGGGGAAGCTGGTGACGTAGTCGGTTACGTCGGGCGGTGGCGCACGACGGCTTtgggctgcttgagggaggagattgggtgagagagagagagggaagacgcGCGGGGATAGGAGGAAATGCTAAGGGACTTCGACGTTGGGTTTTGATCGCTGGCGTGAGGGGAAGCCAGTGATGCGGTCGGTGACACCGCACAGTGGCGCATGGTGGCTTGAGGGAGCAAATcgcgtgagagagggaggatgCGAGGACGCGGCTgagcggaaggagagagagagggagaaatagaaagtgaggagaaaagaagatttttggatttaaatccaaccgtTTATCataatctctaaatttgatccaatggtaaaaatttaaacactgattaaattaatttaaaataaataattaatatataaatattatatcataaataaattatcaaatttaatttataaaatattaaagtttttaagatttaaatcaacccttcattttaccacttcttttttttttcttcggttagattgcttcgatttatgcagtgagGTACTATCACCATCACATAAATTCTTcgcatctcttttcacttgttaggtgcagaaattgagttcataaaaaattctctataactttttttttcttcgcatgttttttcacatattctattattgttcatcaacagtatgatgaacagtatgaataatatatttttgttcctctctttttttttggtttgtccatatgaatgccaatgtgcgacgtaatactgcaatcgtgcgtagggaatgagagaggaagaaagaaaaagtgagaaaaaatattgatttttgacttttaaatgaacaataaagaagctgttttttttttcttcacatgttcttttcgcatatcctattactgtttattatatcatacactaaaaatcaactttaatttataaaatactaatttttcatcattaaataaatgatgaaattttactgtacatttttaagagaaaaaaactatctaattaatttgaatttttaatataatttaaatttcataataaatgatgaacataaataaataataattttattcttatacattagaatattttaatattcgaaattacactttatttttttcttcaatttgacagatgtggccgATCTGtacagtaaaaataaaaaaatatgaactaattaattactgtcgtcTGACAGATTTGACGCTTCTGTCATTGCCGACCTTACTATACTAGGATGCCaattaaccttttatatatgtgtgcgtatatatatctccttatatttaaaagtgtgtatCGTCTGATTAATAGTAAgataaacagtaatgaacaatgataaacaatattcttattttacgctTCCCTTCTTTGTGcatctctacatcctcacagcAATCCTCtttacaaaatcaccacaaaatattacaaaaattgttACAAGAGAACTGCTACCTAAAAAGTAGTctgaaaatatgtcctgaatgtgtatttcacttttttatttttattttttttcatgtatttttttaatcatcataaacatttttaaaaaaaataaaaaattcacaacatcattaaaaaacaattccttaatcactaggtaaaaaaaaaacaaaggtgagagagggagaaagagaaagcgagacaaaaatgaaattttttaggatttaaatctaacccttcatcataactctccaaatttgatcaaatggtaaaaatttaaatactgatttaaattaatttaaaatagataattaacatataaatattatatcataaataaattatcaaatttaatttataaaatactaatatttcatcattaaataaatgatgaaattttgttaaatatttttaaaaaagtataactatataaataattagagttttaacataatttaaatatgataatattcttaattaactaaagagaactgctacaactaacgaaaaagtagtccgaaaatatgtcctgaatgtgtattttatttttttatttttctgttcttttttttcatgtatttttttaatcatcataaacatttttaaaaaaataaaaaatttacaacatcattaaaaaaatacttcttcaatcactagataaaaaaaatattttgcttatgattacgtttttttgttttttattttttgacacaaaacatgtttatattttacaaaataacttatttttcattcagacaaatgtgcctcgcacattacCCAACCactagtgtatatatacatataatgcGCCACAGTCCCATGCACAGAATGTTGGGTGCAATATCGACACGGCCGTAGGCCATAtacaaaagagaaatgttacagTCTTATCGAGGCTGACACACAAAGCCACCATCATTTTTCTATTAGACTTATTCtgcatttctctttctcaaatcGAGTTTGATCTACTTTGAACCAAATCGATTGAATTTCATTCCTGGAGTCCTGAAAGGGTGATGTGGAGTCCTCTCTCCAGGAGATGAGGttttctctctttgtttcttAGGAACATAGAGTTTGTCTCTTGGATCTTCAGATATATAGAGTTTGATCTTGTCCCAGTAGATTTACGCACTCATGGAGGAAGAGATCTCCCTTTTATGTAAGGGTCTCAAGCTCACGGAGGAGGAACAACAAGAACTCCACCTTACGGAGGAGGAGTTTACACTTGCCCAAGATATCAGTAACTTATACCTGGTTGCACTGGTAATCTCAGATAGAGATGTGAATAAAGGGGCATTCAAAGCAACAATGACTAGGGTCTGGAATACCGAAGGCGGGATAACTTTCAAAGACTTAGGTAGAAATAAGTTCCTACTCGAGTTTACAGCTCTAGTGTAAGAGCCAGGGTGTTATCTGGAAGACCTTGGTCTTTCGACAGAAACTTGATCGGTATTCCGGAATGTAAAGGCAGTCTTGCCTTTAAAGACATCGACTTCTCTCTAGAACCGTTTTGGATTCAACTCCATGACCTCCCCTTTGCTGCCATGAACATAAGAATGGGAGAGAAACTCGGATCCAGAGCAGGGAAGGTCATCACGGTGGATGTGGATGAAAAAGGAATAGCGTGGGGGGGAGCTCTACGTGTGAAGGTGATGTTTGATCTCTCAAAATCATTGATAAGGGGATGCGTTATTAATGTAGGGGATGCCCGCTCCTGGATACCCTACAAATATGAAAGATTACCTTCCTTTTGCTACCATTGTGGTATAATCCTACACACACAGCTCAGATGTTCAAGACAAGCCTCCGATGGTAGCACTCAAAATACATCTCCTCTTCAATATGGGCCTTGGCTTAGAGCTGACTCAGCTCAAAAGCCATCTCATTACAGAGCACATTCTAGCAGTTCAGAGGGGAAGGCTACAGGAAGTGGTCGGCAGGCCAGCTTTGATGAACAAGGATAAGATTTTGGCGGGAATAACATTTCTAATGAGTCAGCTGACCTACAGCAAACAATGGTGTGTGTTTCTGTACTTCCAGCTTTTGCattggaaaaggaaagaggaaCTGAAGACCTCTTGTAAAAAAAGGACAGTTTCAACTGTCAACAGTCTGATAAGGCAACCCCAAGTAAGTCTGAAGAGGTCAGGAACCCATCTCCCAATGGGCAAGTAGAGTCTACGCATCTGGATACCAGTATGGTCCAAGCAGCAGACAGTCACCAAGTAAGTCTTTTACCTCTGCACTCCCAGTTAGTTCCAAAGTTACAAACAAAATCCCCCTTTATGTCAAACTGGAAAAGAAGAGCACGTGGAAAGGTGGGGTTAAATGCTGTGTCAAGTATGTCCAATCCATTTGTTGGTAGAGATACTAGCAAACAGAAAAAGAGAATCAATGGCTCCACAACAAAACCTACGAGATCATCCAAAAGACTCAAACTTGTTATGGCAGAGGCTGTTCAACAGCCCTGCCCATCTCCATGATCACCCTATGCTGGAACTGcagagggcttgggaaccctcggacagttagagAACTTCACCTGTTGGTGAGAGTTAAGTCCCCAtctttagtatttttaatagaaacaaaatgtaaaagagaCAAAATGGAACTCATAAGGAACAAGCTTGGTTATGAAAATAGCTTTATAGTGGACTGCATTGGTCGAAGTGGTGGCCTTGCTTTTTTCTGGAAGCAAGAAACTTCTGCAGAACTATTGTCCTACTCCCTTAGCCACATCTCTCTCCAAGTCCAGTTGGATAAGATAGGGAAATCTTTCATCATCACTGGTTTTTATGGTCAACCAATTACtgctaaaagaaatgaaagttgGAACTTACTTagtttaataaaagtaaatccAGACATCCCATGGTTGTGTGTGGGTGATTTCAACGAAATCACCTCCTATTGTGAAAAAATGGGTGGCCCTCCCAGACCTTTCAATCAGATGGAATCCTTCAGACAAACTCTTGCCAATTGTGGTCTGGGAGACCTAGGCTTTGAGGGCTCCCTCTTTACCTGGTGCAACAACCGTGAGGGCCCAAACTTTATAAGAGAAAGACTGGATAGGGGACTAGCAAATTGTGCATGGCAAGAGTTATTTGATACCAACTCAGTCTCCATTCTCCCTACCATTTGCTATGATCACAACCCCCTTCTCATATCAAGCTCTAATTTTAACCCCTCTCTCATCTACAACAAAATAGTCTTTAGATATGAGGCCTCGTGGGTAAATCAGGAGGGCTATGAGAATGTAATCAAAAGGGCTTGGCAAGGTTCAATCCAAGCGGGCTCCAAGGCAGATGTTACAAGAAGgggacttgaga from Juglans regia cultivar Chandler chromosome 4, Walnut 2.0, whole genome shotgun sequence encodes:
- the LOC118348182 gene encoding uncharacterized protein LOC118348182, whose amino-acid sequence is MEEEISLLCKGLKLTEEEQQELHLTEEEFTLAQDISNLYLVALVISDRDVNKGAFKATMTRVWNTEGGITFKDLGSLAFKDIDFSLEPFWIQLHDLPFAAMNIRMGEKLGSRAGKVITVDVDEKGIAWGGALRVKVMFDLSKSLIRGCVINVGDARSWIPYKYERLPSFCYHCGIILHTQLRCSRQASDGSTQNTSPLQYGPWLRADSAQKPSHYRAHSSSSEGKATGSGRQASFDEQG